A stretch of the Polyangiaceae bacterium genome encodes the following:
- a CDS encoding response regulator: MLSDEMESERSSVLLVDDDDAVRGVYSRVLTSAGFNVFPASDGAGALELLERGAFDAVVSDISMPGMDGVQLLREVRRRDRDLPVILMTGGPTLETALRAIDYGVMKYLMKPVSSENITEAVRRAVRLYHLGRAKREALRALGTMTGEASDRAGLETSFDRALDSLWMAFQPIVSAADRQVFAYEALLRSEEPTLPHPVLWMIWERGTPASPVSFRWSRTS, from the coding sequence TTGCTAAGCGACGAGATGGAGTCGGAGCGTTCCAGCGTGCTTCTGGTCGATGACGACGACGCCGTCCGCGGCGTGTACTCTCGCGTGCTGACTTCGGCGGGCTTCAACGTCTTCCCGGCGTCGGACGGGGCTGGCGCCCTCGAGCTCCTCGAGCGCGGCGCCTTCGACGCCGTGGTCAGCGACATCTCCATGCCGGGTATGGACGGCGTTCAGCTCCTACGCGAAGTGCGCCGCCGCGACCGTGACTTGCCCGTGATCTTGATGACAGGCGGTCCGACGCTCGAGACGGCCCTGCGGGCCATCGACTACGGCGTGATGAAGTACCTGATGAAGCCGGTCTCGTCGGAAAACATCACCGAGGCGGTCCGTCGCGCGGTGCGCCTGTACCACCTCGGCAGGGCAAAGCGGGAGGCCCTCCGTGCTCTCGGGACCATGACCGGCGAAGCTTCCGACCGCGCCGGGCTCGAGACCAGCTTCGATCGCGCACTCGACTCGCTCTGGATGGCGTTTCAGCCGATCGTCAGCGCCGCCGACCGGCAGGTGTTTGCGTACGAGGCGCTGCTCAGGAGCGAGGAGCCCACGTTGCCTCATCCGGTGCTGTGGATGATCTGGGAGCGGGGTACGCCGGCCTCGCCAGTTTCGTTCAGATGGAGCCGGACTTCGTGA
- a CDS encoding EAL domain-containing protein, giving the protein MDDLGAGYAGLASFVQMEPDFVKLDMSLIRGLHQSSLKRRLVRSMTSLCQEMGLGVIAEGVETPEERDSLVDLGLDLLQGYHFSKPARPFAQANW; this is encoded by the coding sequence GTGGATGATCTGGGAGCGGGGTACGCCGGCCTCGCCAGTTTCGTTCAGATGGAGCCGGACTTCGTGAAGCTGGACATGTCGCTGATCCGCGGGCTCCACCAGAGCTCCCTGAAGCGGCGCCTGGTCCGCTCGATGACCTCGCTCTGCCAGGAGATGGGGCTCGGCGTCATCGCCGAAGGCGTCGAGACCCCGGAAGAACGGGATTCCCTGGTGGATCTCGGTCTGGACCTCCTTCAGGGCTACCACTTCTCGAAACCGGCGCGGCCGTTCGCGCAGGCAAACTGGTGA
- a CDS encoding response regulator, whose translation MSEVDDPAAAASDAIASDLRLLFESSPDVLLVLLPDAPRFTMVAATDARLAATQTTREKTMGRPLFEVFPDNPDDPEATGASNLRASLERALATRAPDTMAVQRYDIRGPDGTFQTKYWSPKNIPVLSRSGEVLYILHRVEDVTNLVEATELGQVLRDKTQAMEREVIKRSQELAAANRELRDANVKLGELDAAKTAFFSNVSHEFRTPLTLMLGPIEDALRRESTLGGEPLRAVHRSAVRLLRLVNSLLDFSRIEAGRLDARFEATDLAALTAGLAGAFQSLIESAGLSLVVDCPSLRQPVFVDRSQWERVVSNLLSNAFKFTLEGEIAVRLREHGDRVDLVVSDTGTGIPEDEQKRVFERFHRVENSHGRSFEGTGIGLALVREIVSLHGGSIRVESAVGRGSTFTVSIPLGSAHLPKDRIVVASDTDESARGGVATPFVLEASQWIPADARAASPEQPAAEPSPADRERILVVDDNADMRNYIVSLLSPHWTVDTAADGEAALAQIGTAVPNLVLSDVMMPRMGGFALLRALRAIPATRPIPVILLSARAGEEAVVEGLEAGADDYLLKPFSARELLTRVRAHLDAARSRTSVLRASETRFRRLAESGIIGVTVSDADGRILEANDAFLGMTGCSREQLLAGEVVWELLAPAGRDASAGARASEAEYRCKDGRRVPVLVALAPLENGEYISIALDLSERKRLEEQFRQAQKMEAVGRLAGGIAHDFNNMLSVILSYAEMIGADLDADEPLRADVEQISAAAVRATELTRQLLAFSRQQVLEPKVLSLNNIVAGMEKMLRRLLGADITLTVLPESGLWNVEADPGQIEQIVMNLAVNARDAMPQGGKLTIRTANVELDADYAAVHHDVQPGAYVMLAASDTGIGIDAATQARIFEPFFTTKEKGKGTGLGLATVFGIVKQSRGHIWVYSEPGEGATFKVYFPRVSGAEAVSSNRPPLASLHGDETILLVEDDAQVRTLARSILRRHGYVVLEAANGGEALLICEQHGAKIDLLLTDVVLPLMSGRQIAERLRAMRPGLKVLFMSGYTDDAILQHGILDSGVAYLQKPLTPASLTRKVREVIERNNGNGNR comes from the coding sequence ATGAGTGAAGTCGACGATCCGGCTGCAGCAGCGAGCGATGCGATCGCTTCCGATCTCCGCTTGCTGTTCGAGTCGTCGCCGGACGTTCTCCTGGTACTTCTCCCAGACGCGCCGAGATTCACGATGGTCGCGGCGACGGACGCACGCCTGGCCGCGACCCAAACCACGCGAGAGAAGACGATGGGTAGGCCGCTCTTCGAGGTCTTCCCAGACAACCCGGACGATCCCGAGGCCACCGGTGCGAGCAACCTCCGGGCATCGCTCGAGCGAGCGCTGGCGACGCGTGCACCCGACACGATGGCCGTGCAGCGTTATGACATCCGCGGCCCAGACGGCACGTTCCAGACGAAGTACTGGAGCCCAAAGAACATCCCGGTCCTCTCCCGCTCCGGCGAAGTGCTCTACATCCTGCATCGGGTCGAAGACGTCACCAACTTGGTCGAGGCGACCGAGCTCGGCCAAGTGCTGCGTGACAAGACGCAAGCCATGGAACGGGAGGTCATCAAGCGCAGCCAAGAGCTGGCCGCAGCCAATCGCGAGCTCCGCGACGCGAACGTCAAGCTCGGAGAGCTCGACGCCGCGAAGACCGCCTTTTTCAGCAACGTGAGCCACGAGTTCCGTACACCGCTCACCTTGATGCTCGGGCCGATCGAGGACGCGCTCCGTCGGGAGTCGACTCTCGGCGGCGAGCCCCTTCGCGCAGTCCACCGCAGCGCCGTCCGCTTGCTTCGTCTGGTCAACAGTCTCCTGGACTTCTCGCGCATCGAGGCGGGGCGGCTCGATGCGCGCTTCGAAGCGACGGATCTGGCAGCGCTCACGGCGGGGCTTGCGGGTGCGTTCCAGTCACTCATCGAGTCCGCCGGGCTGTCACTGGTGGTGGATTGCCCAAGCCTGCGCCAACCGGTCTTCGTCGATCGCTCGCAGTGGGAGAGGGTCGTTTCGAACCTCCTCTCGAACGCATTCAAGTTCACCTTGGAAGGCGAGATCGCCGTGCGGTTGCGGGAGCACGGCGACCGAGTCGACCTCGTGGTCAGCGACACGGGGACGGGTATCCCGGAGGACGAGCAGAAACGCGTCTTCGAGCGTTTCCATCGCGTGGAGAACTCGCACGGGCGAAGCTTCGAGGGGACAGGCATCGGCCTGGCGCTCGTGCGGGAGATCGTCAGCCTGCACGGAGGCTCGATCCGCGTGGAGAGCGCAGTGGGCCGCGGGAGCACTTTCACAGTCTCGATTCCGCTCGGCTCCGCCCACCTGCCGAAGGACCGCATCGTAGTCGCAAGCGACACCGACGAGAGTGCAAGGGGAGGCGTAGCCACGCCATTCGTTCTCGAAGCGTCTCAGTGGATACCCGCTGACGCACGCGCCGCTTCCCCGGAGCAACCGGCGGCGGAACCGTCGCCGGCGGACCGTGAGAGGATCCTCGTCGTCGACGACAACGCAGACATGCGCAACTACATCGTCAGCCTGCTCAGCCCGCACTGGACCGTCGATACTGCGGCCGATGGCGAGGCCGCTCTGGCGCAGATCGGGACGGCCGTGCCCAACCTCGTCTTGAGCGACGTGATGATGCCACGCATGGGCGGGTTCGCGCTCCTCCGCGCCCTCCGCGCCATACCCGCAACGCGGCCAATCCCGGTGATCCTCCTCTCGGCGCGCGCCGGGGAAGAGGCCGTTGTAGAGGGGCTCGAAGCCGGGGCTGACGACTACCTGCTCAAGCCTTTCTCGGCGCGCGAGCTGCTCACGCGGGTGCGCGCCCACTTGGACGCCGCTCGTTCGCGGACGAGCGTTTTGCGCGCGAGCGAGACGCGGTTCCGGCGCCTTGCCGAGTCCGGCATCATCGGCGTCACCGTCTCTGACGCGGACGGACGGATTCTCGAGGCGAACGACGCATTCTTGGGCATGACCGGGTGCTCGCGCGAGCAGCTGCTCGCGGGCGAGGTCGTCTGGGAGCTTCTCGCGCCGGCGGGGCGCGACGCGTCGGCAGGGGCGCGGGCCAGCGAGGCGGAATACCGGTGCAAGGATGGACGCCGCGTCCCCGTGCTGGTCGCACTCGCGCCGCTCGAGAACGGAGAGTACATCTCCATCGCCCTCGACCTCTCCGAGCGCAAGCGCCTGGAAGAACAATTTCGCCAAGCGCAAAAGATGGAGGCTGTCGGGCGCCTCGCCGGCGGGATCGCCCACGACTTCAACAACATGTTGTCGGTCATCCTGAGCTACGCGGAGATGATCGGCGCGGACCTCGACGCGGACGAACCGCTCCGCGCGGACGTCGAGCAGATAAGCGCGGCTGCGGTTCGTGCGACGGAGCTCACGCGCCAGCTCCTCGCGTTCAGCCGCCAGCAGGTGCTGGAGCCGAAGGTGCTTTCCCTCAACAACATCGTGGCTGGCATGGAGAAGATGCTCCGCCGCTTGCTCGGCGCCGACATCACTCTCACCGTCTTGCCGGAGAGCGGGCTCTGGAACGTCGAGGCCGATCCTGGCCAGATCGAGCAGATCGTGATGAACCTCGCCGTCAACGCGCGAGATGCGATGCCGCAGGGCGGAAAGCTGACGATCCGAACCGCAAACGTCGAGCTGGACGCGGATTACGCCGCCGTACACCACGACGTGCAGCCTGGCGCGTATGTGATGCTCGCCGCGAGCGACACTGGAATCGGCATCGACGCGGCGACGCAGGCCCGAATATTCGAGCCTTTCTTCACCACGAAAGAGAAAGGCAAGGGGACGGGGCTCGGCCTCGCGACGGTGTTCGGCATCGTCAAGCAGAGTCGCGGCCACATCTGGGTCTACAGCGAACCCGGCGAGGGCGCGACGTTCAAGGTCTACTTCCCCCGGGTGAGCGGCGCGGAGGCGGTGTCGTCGAATCGCCCGCCACTGGCGTCGCTCCACGGCGACGAAACCATCTTGCTCGTCGAAGACGACGCCCAAGTGCGTACGCTCGCCCGGAGCATCCTGCGCCGGCACGGTTACGTCGTACTGGAAGCCGCCAACGGCGGTGAGGCCCTTCTCATCTGCGAGCAGCACGGCGCGAAGATCGATCTGCTCCTCACCGACGTCGTCCTGCCGCTCATGAGCGGCAGGCAAATCGCCGAGCGTCTCAGAGCGATGCGACCGGGACTCAAGGTGCTCTTCATGTCGGGCTACACCGACGATGCCATCCTCCAGCACGGTATCCTCGACTCCGGCGTCGCTTACCTCCAGAAGCCGCTCACGCCTGCGTCGCTGACGCGCAAGGTCCGCGAGGTCATCGAGCGCAACAACGGGAACGGTAACCGGTAG
- a CDS encoding FAD:protein FMN transferase, with translation MLSVECRAMGSRVFVALDAEPELAPRFDLPGWFAERERCSSRFRSDSELCRLNAESGGWVAVSAPLFAEIAAALGAARWSAGLSTPTVLEALERAGYDRSFDQLAPADRARVDGEPAPSFEEIQLDADRSRVFLPRGVRLDLGGTAKGRAADELCASLGTAAPALVDAGGDIAVSAARADGSPWPVGVASPLDDDECLATLALSRGGVATSGRDHRRWPTARGDAHHLIDPRTGRPAETDVLSATVVGSSAARADVAAKVLLIAGSAAGLAWLEREPDLAALLVLEGGATRQSSRWDRHLWSTT, from the coding sequence GTGCTCTCCGTCGAGTGCCGAGCCATGGGAAGTCGGGTGTTCGTCGCGCTCGACGCGGAGCCGGAGCTCGCGCCTCGCTTCGACTTGCCCGGCTGGTTCGCCGAGCGCGAGCGCTGCTCGAGCCGCTTCCGCTCCGACAGCGAGCTCTGCCGCCTGAACGCCGAGAGCGGCGGGTGGGTGGCGGTGAGCGCGCCGCTGTTCGCCGAGATTGCAGCAGCGCTCGGCGCGGCCCGCTGGAGCGCCGGCCTCTCCACCCCCACCGTGCTCGAGGCGCTGGAGCGCGCGGGATACGATCGGAGCTTCGACCAGCTCGCGCCGGCCGATCGAGCTCGGGTGGACGGCGAGCCGGCCCCGAGCTTCGAGGAGATCCAGCTGGATGCCGACCGCTCCCGGGTATTCCTACCGCGGGGCGTGCGCCTGGATCTCGGCGGTACGGCCAAGGGCCGCGCCGCCGACGAGCTCTGCGCGAGCCTCGGGACCGCAGCACCGGCGCTGGTCGATGCTGGCGGAGACATCGCCGTCAGCGCCGCTCGAGCCGACGGCAGTCCCTGGCCGGTCGGGGTGGCGAGCCCGCTCGACGACGACGAGTGCCTGGCGACGCTCGCGCTCTCGCGCGGCGGTGTGGCGACCTCGGGACGCGACCATCGCCGCTGGCCGACCGCTCGCGGCGACGCCCACCACCTGATCGATCCCAGGACGGGACGACCCGCGGAGACCGACGTGCTCTCCGCCACCGTCGTCGGGAGCAGCGCTGCGCGGGCTGATGTCGCCGCCAAGGTGCTGCTGATCGCCGGCAGCGCTGCCGGGCTCGCCTGGCTCGAGCGCGAGCCCGACTTGGCGGCGTTGCTCGTCCTCGAGGGCGGCGCAACTCGGCAGAGCTCCCGCTGGGACCGTCACCTCTGGAGCACAACTTGA